In Engystomops pustulosus unplaced genomic scaffold, aEngPut4.maternal MAT_SCAFFOLD_268, whole genome shotgun sequence, the DNA window acctgcactgatacactgtaacatccagtctgtacagtcctctgtgagctgatacctgcactgatacactgtaacatccagtctgtacaatgctctgtgagctgattcctgcactgatacactgtaacatccagtcagtgcaggaatcagctcacagagcattgtacagactggatgttacagtgtatcagtgcaggaatcagctcacagagcattgtacagactggatgttacagtgtatcagtgcaggtatcagctcacagagcattgtacagactggatgttacagtgtatcagtgcaggtatcagctcacagagcattgtacagactggatgttacagtgtatcagtgcaggaatcagctcacagagcattgtacagatacactgtaacatccagtctctACAATtctctgtgagctgatacctgcactgatacactgtaacatccagtctgtacaatgctctgtgagctgatacctgcactgatacactgtaacatccagtctgtacaatgctctgtgagctgatacctgcactgatacactgtaacatccagtctgtacaatgctctgtgagctgattcctgcactgatacactgtaacatccagtctgtacaatgctctgtgagctgattcctgcactgatacactgtaacatccagtctgtacaatgctctgtgagctgatacctgcactgatacactgtaacatccagtctgtacaatcccatgtgagctgatacctgcactgatacactgtaacatccagtctgtacaatgctctgtgagatgataaatgattcctgcactgatacactgtaacatccagtctgtacaatgctctgtgagctgatacctgcactgatacactgtaacatccagtctgtacaatgctctgtgagctgatacctgcactgatacactgtaacatccagtctgtacaatgctctgtgagctgatacctgcactgatacactgtaacatccagtctgtacaatcctctgtgagctgatacctgcactgatacactgtaacatccagtctgtacaatgctctgtgagctgatacctgcactgatacactgtaacatccagtctgtacaatcccctgtgagctgattcctgcactgatacactgtaacatccagtctgtacaatcccctgtgagctgattcctgcactgatacactgtaacatccagtctgtacaatgctctgtgagctgatacctgcactgatacactgtaacatccagtctgtacaatgctctgtgagctgattcctgcactgatacactgtaacatccagtctgtacaatgctctgtgagctgatacctgcactgatacactgtaacatccagtctgtacaatcccctgtgagctgatacctgcactgatacactgtaacatccagtctgtacaatgctctgtgagctgattcctgcactgatacactgtaacatccagtctgtacaatgctctgtgagctgatacctgcactgacacactgtaacatccagtctgtacaatgctctgtgagatgatacatgattcctgcactgatacactgtaacatccagtctgtacaatgctctgtgagctgatacctgcactgatacactgtaacatccagtctgtacaatgctctgtgagatgatacctgcactgatacactgtaacatccagtctgtacaatgctctgtgagctgattcctacactgatacactgtaacatccagtctgtacaatcccCTGTGAGCTGATTCcttcactgatacactgtaacatccagtctgtacagtcctctgtgagctgatacctgcactgatacactgtaacatccagtctgtacagtcctctgtgagctgatacctgcactgatacactgtaacatccagtctgtacaatgctctgtgagctgattcctgcactgatacactgtaacatccagtcagtgcaggaatcagctcacagagcattgtacagactggatgttacagtgtatcagtgcaggaatcagctcacagagcattgtacagactggatgttacagtgtatcagtgcaggtatcagctcacagagcattgtacagactggatgttacagtgtatcagtgcaggtatcagctcacagagcattgtacagactggatgttacagtgtatcagtgcaggaatcagctcacagagcattgtacagatacactgtaacatccagtctctACAATtctctgtgagctgatacctgcactgatacactgtaacatccagtctgtacaatgctctgtgagctgatacctgcactgatacactgtaacatccagtctgtacaatgctctgtgagctgattcctgcactgatacactgtaacatccagtctgtacaatgctctgtgagctgattcctgcactgatacactgtaacatccagtctgtacaatgctctgtgagctgatacctgcactgatacactgtaacatccagtctgtacaatcccatgtgagctgatacctgcactgatacactgtaacatccagtctgtacaatgctctgtgagatgaTACATGAttcctgcactgacacactgtaacatccagtctgtacaatgctctgtgagctgatacctgcactgatacactgtaacatccagtctgtacaatgctctgtgagctgatacctgcactgatacactgtaacatccagtctgtacaatgctctgtgagctgattcctacactgatacactgtaacatccagtctgtacaatgctctgtgagctgatacctgcactgatacactgtaacatccagtctgtacaatcccctgtgagctgatacctgcactgatacactgtaacatccagtctgtacaatgctctgtgagctgattcctgcactgatacactgtaacatccagtctgtacaatcctctgtgagctgattcctgcactgatacactgtaacatccagtctgtacaatgctctgtgagctgatacctgcactgatacactgtaacatccagtctgtacaatgctctgtgagatgataaatgattcctgcactgatacactgtaacatccagtctgtacaatgctctgtgagctgattcctgcactgatacactgtaacatccagtctgtacaatgctctgtgagctgatacctgcactgatacactgtaacatccagtctgtacaatcctctgtgagctgatacctgcactgatacactgtaacatccagtctgtacaatgctctgtgagctgattcctACACTgatactgtaacatccagtctgtacaatgctctgtgagctgattcctgcactgatacactgtaacatccagtctgtacaatgctctgtgagatgatacatgattcctgcactgatacactgtaacatccagtctgtacaatgctctgtgagctgattcctgcactgatacactgtaacatccagtctgtacaatgctctgtgagctgattcctgcactgatacactgtaacatccagtctgtacaatgctctgtgagatgatacatgattcctgcactgatacactgtaacatccagtctgtacaatcctctgtgagctgattcctgcactgatacactgtaacatccagtctgtacaatgctctgtgagctgatacctgcactgatacactgtaacatccagtctgtacaatgctctgtgagatgataaatgattcctgcactgatacactgtaacatccagtctgtacaatgctctgtgagctgatacctgcactgatacactgtaacatccagtctgtacaatcctctgtgagctgatacctgcactgatacactgtaacatccagtctgtacaatgctctgtgagctgattcctACACTgatactgtaacatccagtctgtacaatgctctgtgagctgattcctgcactgatacactgtaacatccagtctgtacaatgctctgtgagatgatacatgattcctgcactgatacactgtaacatccagccCTTGGATCCGGCACTGTTACACAGTTTAATTTTGCAGGAGAACAATAGGATTCTGAGTAAAAAATTTATTAACTATTTCCTGTGCACAGAATGAAATTTACAAAATTCTAAAAGTACCGAAAATGCAATAAATAGGAAGAGGAAAGAGGAGGAAAGGATAAGGTAAGaaaagaagagaagaggaaggaagAGAAGGAAACCAGGAGAGGATGGAGAAAAAGGGAAGAGAGGAAGGAAGAAGAGAACGGAGAATACAACAAACaggaagagaaggaagaggaaaTATAAGGAGAAAAAAGACAAGAGGAaggaagaagagaggagagaagacaagaggaaggaagaagagaggagagaagacaagaggaaggaagaagagaggagagaagacaagaggaaggaagaagagaggagagaagacaagaggaaggaagaagagaggagagaagacaagaggaaggaagaagacaggagagaagacaagaggaaggaagaagagaggagagaagacaagaggaaggaagaagagaggagagaagacaagaggaaggaagaagagaggagagaagacaagaggaaggAGAAAGCAGTGAGAAATGAAGGAAGGGCAGAGAAGAGGAAGGAAAAGAAGAGGAAGGAAGTTAAAAGAATGGAAAAGGGGAAAGGAAAGGaggaaaaaagaaagagaaagaatgaGGGATGATAAAGATGGAAAATGAGGGAAGAGGAAGTTAATAAAGAAGGATAAGAGGGGAAGGAAGAAGACAGAAAATGATGGAAGAAGAGGATGGAAGGAAATGAAGATCAGAAACGAGCAGGGATGAGGGcaggaagaagagagaagaaaagtGAGGAGAGCAAAGGCAAAAAGAGGAAGGAAGAGAGGAAATCATCAGAGAAGGGAggagagaaggctggaggacaccggaggaagatggagcagggaggagagagaaGAAAAGTGAGGAGAGCAAAGGCAAAAAGAGGAAGGAAGAGAGGAAATCATCAGAGAAGGGAggagagaaggctggaggacaccggaggaagatggagcagggaggagagagaaGAAAAGTGAGGAGAGCAAAGGCAAAAAgaggaaggaagaaaggaaggaaggaagaggaTGGAAGAGAGGAAATCATCAGAGAAGAAGGGATTGGAGAAATGAGGAAAGGAGAGGATGGCAGGAGAGAAAGATGGAGCAGGGAGGCGAGAAAGATGGAGCAGGGAGGCGAGAaagatggagcagggaggagagagaaGAAAAGTGAGGAGAGCAAAGGCAAAAAgaggaaggaagaaaggaaggaaggaagaggaTGGAAGAGAGGAAATCATCAGAGAAGAAGGGATTGGAGAAATGAGGAAAGGAGAGGATGGCAGGAGAGAAAGATGGAGCAGGGAGGCGAGAAAGATGGAGCAGGGAGGCGAGAAAGATGGAGCAGGGAGGCGAGAAAGATGGAGCAGGGAGGCGAGAAAGATGGAGCAGGGAGGCGAGAaagatggagcagggaggagagaaagatggagcagggaggagagaaagatggagcagggaggagagaaagatggagcagggaggagcgaaagatggagcagggaggagcgaaagatggagcagggaggagagaaagatggagcagggaggagcgaaagatggagcagggaggagcgaaagatggagcagggaggagcGAAAGATGGAGCAGGGAAGAGAGAaagatggagcagggaggagcgaaagatggagcagggaggagcgaaagatggagcagggaggggagaaagatggagcagggaggggagaaagatggagcagggaggagagaaagatggagcagggaggagagaaggatggagcagggaggagagaaggctggaggacactggaggaagatggagcagggaggagagaaggctggaggacaccagaggaagatggagcagggaggagcgaaagatggagcagggaggagcgaaagatggagcagggaggggagaaagatggagcagggaggggagaaagatggagcagggaggggagaaagatggagcagggaggagagaaagatggagcagggaggagagaaagATGGAGCAGGGGggagagaaggctggaggacactggaggaagatggagcagggaggagagaaggctggaggacaccagaggaagatggagcagggaggagcgaaagatggagcagggaggagcgaaagatggagcagggaggagagaaagatggagcagggaggagcgaaagatggagcagggaggagcgaaagatggagcagggaggagcGAAAGATGGAGCAGGGAAGAGAGAaagatggagcagggaggagcgaaagatggagcagggaggagcgaaagatggagcagggaggggagaaagatggagcagggaggggagaaagatggagcagggaggagagaaagATGGAGCAGGGGggagagaaggctggaggacactggaggaagatggagcagggaggagagagggCTGGAGGACACCAGAGGaagatggagcagggaggagagaaggctggaggacaccaGAGGAcgatggagcagggaggagagaaggctggaggacaccggaggaagatggagcagggaggagagaaggctggaggacaccggaggaagatggagcagggaggagagaaggctggaggacaccggaggaggatggagcagggaggagagaaggctggaggacactggaggaagatggagcagggaggagagagggctggaggacactggaggaagatggagcagggaggagagaaggctggaggacaccgGAGGAAGATGGAGCTTCCTGAATGTCACATCCAGCAGGTGACCTGCTCTGCCCTGGAACCTCGTCATGCAGGATCTGGAAGGAAAGGAAGAGAATGACAGAGACAGAGGaaggaggacagagaagtgcaGCCAAGAAGACGATGGAAGGGCGTGGAGATGCGTCTCCTCCATCAGGTCTCCCCTGAGGCCTTGCTTTGCTCCGGAGCCATGAACTGCACCTTGGGCACGATGAGCCCGGAGTTGTTGCGTCTCATGGAGTTGTTGCGGCGCATGGAGTTGTTCCTCCTCATGGAGTTGCGCTTCCTCAGGGAGTTCTGGTGGGACAGCTCACTCTTCTGGAGGGTCTGGATTAATATGGACGGTTTCTCATCCAGTTCGCGAGCGCTGCACCGGGGAGTGGCCACCTTAGTCGTGTTCCCAAACTTGGAATAGTCCACAGAGTAGACGCCTTCCTCCTCCGAGACAATGGGCACAAAGCGGTGACCCCACAGGATCTCCTCCGCAACGTAGGAGGTCCGAGCCTGAGTGGTGATCCCCGTGGTctccaccaccccctccaggagGACAATGACCTCCAGGTCCTGAGTAGTCAGGTCAGATGCAGAGACATCATACAGTGGACTCCGCTTGTCTATCACGTGACTGATGATCAGCGGCGCCACCAGGAAGATGTTGTTGCTGTCGATGGAGTTGTCCACGGGGACATCGATTTGATGGATTGGGATGATCTCGCCTTCTGGAGTCACCGTCTTCCTGACCACCTGGACCCTCACCGAGGCGCTGATGATCATGCTCTTCCGGAGGTCACCTACCCGGAACATGAGGCACAGCTTTCCGTTCCTCACGGCTATGACCGCGTGGCGGCTGAAGATGAGGGTCTCGGCCCGGCGGTGGGACTGTGCTGTCTTCATGAAGATGCAGCCCAACATGACAGCATTGACTATGAGTCCTACTATGTTCTGTATGATGAGGAGGGAGATGGCCAGGGGACACTCTTCTGTCATCATCCGACCTCCGAATCCTATCGTCACCTGCACCTCAATGGAGAAGAGAAAGGCGGCTGTGAACGACCTGCAAGAGGGGAACATGGTGgtcactgggcgaggccactgcaGAGGTCACTGGGCGGGGCCACTGCAGAGGTCACTGGTATGGGGGCACTGCAGAGGTCATTGGTATGGGGGCACTGGAGAGGTCACTGGTATGGGGGCGCTGCAGAGGTCACTGGTATGGGGGCGCTGCAGAGGTCACTGGTATGGGGGCGCTGCCGAGGTCACTGGTATGGGGGCGCTGCCGAGGTCACTGGTATGGGGGCGCTGCCGAGGTCACTGGTATGGGGGCGCTGCCGAGGTCACTGGTATGGGGGCGCTGCCGAGGTCACTGGTATGGGGGCGCTGCCGAGGTCACTGGTATGGGGGCGCTGCCGAGGTCACTGGTACGGGGGCGCTGCCGAGGTCACTGGTACGGGGGCGCTGCCGAGGTCACTGGTACGGGGGCGCTGCCGAGGTCACTGGTATGGGGGGCGCTGCCGAGGTCACTGGTACGGGGGCGCTGCCGAGGTCACTGGTACGGGGGCGCTGCCGAGGTCACTGGTACGGGGGCGCTGCCGAGGTCACTGGTACGGGGGCGCTGCCGAGGTCACTGGTATGGGGGGCGCTGCCGAGGTCACTGGTATGGGGGGCGCTGCCGAGGTCACTGGTACGGGGGCGCTGCCGAGGTCACTGGTACGGGGGCGCTGCCGAGGTCACTGGTACGGGGGCGCTGCCGAGGTCACTGGTACGGGGGCGCTGCCGAGGTCACTGGTACGGGGGCGCTGCCGAGGTCACTGGTACGGGGGCGCTGCCGAGGTCACTGGTACGGGGGCGCTGCCGAGGTCACTGGTACGGGGGCGCTGCCGAGGTCACTGGTACGGGGGCGCTGCCGAGGTCACTGGTACGGGGGCGCTGCCGAGGTCACTGGTATGGGGCTGGAATGGTAAGTACTTGTAagttgtactgtactgctcctggcacagctctgtggatgtcactgttatgggggctgtgggggtcagtgtgatgggggggctgtggaggtcactcTCCAACTCCACCACAATGGTCAGCAactctgactccacagccctgttttCTGGGTCACATTCCTCTGATCTATAGTGGAGGAGCTTCACCGccgagcatgtacataaagtgcagccacaaacATTTCAACTAAAAGGAGAATTAGAGGTGCACAACCCGCACCCTggtgacagtaagagtcctataATCTCTCCCATAactgatggaggaggacaggtggTGGTGAGGAAGTCTGAGAAGTTCTCACTTCT includes these proteins:
- the KCNJ8 gene encoding ATP-sensitive inward rectifier potassium channel 8, which gives rise to MLARKSIIPEEYVLARIAAENLRKPRIRDRLRKARFVAKNGACNVAHKNIREQGRFLQDVFTTLVDLKWRHTLVIFTMSFLCSWLLFAMMWWLVAFAHGDMDIREDILSREPCVANVKSFTAAFLFSIEVQVTIGFGGRMMTEECPLAISLLIIQNIVGLIVNAVMLGCIFMKTAQSHRRAETLIFSRHAVIAVRNGKLCLMFRVGDLRKSMIISASVRVQVVRKTVTPEGEIIPIHQIDVPVDNSIDSNNIFLVAPLIISHVIDKRSPLYDVSASDLTTQDLEVIVLLEGVVETTGITTQARTSYVAEEILWGHRFVPIVSEEEGVYSVDYSKFGNTTKVATPRCSARELDEKPSILIQTLQKSELSHQNSLRKRNSMRRNNSMRRNNSMRRNNSGLIVPKVQFMAPEQSKASGET